One window of the Misgurnus anguillicaudatus chromosome 8, ASM2758022v2, whole genome shotgun sequence genome contains the following:
- the ndufs1 gene encoding NADH-ubiquinone oxidoreductase 75 kDa subunit, mitochondrial, whose product MVEPGTTVLQACEKVGVQIPRFCYHDRLSVAGNCRMCLVEIEKAPKPVAACAMPVMKGWNILTNSEKTRKAREGVMEFLLANHPLDCPICDQGGECDLQDQSMMFGTDRSRFTEGKRAVEDKNIGPLIKTIMTRCIQCTRCVRFASEVAGVEDLGTTGRGNDMQIGTYVEKMFMSELSGNVIDLCPVGALTSKPYAFTARPWETRKTETIDVLDAVGSNIVVSTRGGEVMRILPRLNEDVNEEWISDKSRFAYDGLKRQRLTQPMVKDASGQLVNTTWEDVLTRVAGALQGVQGSEVGAIAGGMVDAEALVALKDLLNRLDSETLCTEEIFPMAGAGTDLRSNYLLNTRIAGIEECDLLLLVGTNPRYEAPLFNARIRKSWLHNELQVAMVGHNVDLSYSYNHLGESTQVLEAVAAGTHPFCKVLAQAKKPVVVVGSSALQREDGAAIFKAVSTISQNARATSGVEEGWKVLNVLHRVASQVAALDLGYKPGVDAIRKNPPKVLFLLGADGGCITRADLPKNSFIIYQGHHGDVGATMADVILPGAAYTEKNGTYVNTEGRPQQTRVAVTAPGIAREDWKILRAISEVAGVTLPYDTLDEVRERLSEVSPNLVRYDDVEEANYFKQANELSTAVNQSLLAAPLVPPQLTVKDFYMTDPISRASQTMAKCVKAVTEGAAAVDEPSIC is encoded by the exons ATGGTGGAACCAGGGACCACTGTACTACAG GCTTGCGAGAAAGTTGGGGTGCAGATTCCACGTTTCTGCTATCATGATCGTCTGTCGGTAGCCGGTAACTGCCGCATGTGCCTGGTAGAAATCGAGAAAGCGCCAAAG CCTGTAGCAGCATGTGCGATGCCTGTCAtgaaaggctggaacattttgaccAACTCAGAGAAGACACGCAAGGCCAG AGAGGGAGTCATGGAGTTTCTCCTTGCCAACCACCCACTTGACTGTCCAATCTGTGATCAAGGAGGAGAATGTGATCTGCAG GACCAGTCCATGATGTTTGGCACAGACAGAAGTCGTTTCACAGAGGGGAAGAGAGCAGTAGAGGATAAGAACATCGGCCCACTTATCAAAACAATCATGACCCGCTGCATACAGTGCACACGCTGTG TACGTTTTGCTAGCGAGGTTGCTGGCGTGGAGGATCTGGGAACTACAGGACGCGGCAATGACATGCAGATCGGTACCTACGTGGAGAAGATGTTCATGTCCGAGTTGTCTGGTAATGTGATTGACTTGTGTCCTGTTGGAGCGCTGACGTCCAAACCATACGCCTTCACCGCAAGACCCTGGGAGACAAG GAAGACTGAGACCATTGATGTGTTGGATGCTGTGGGCTCCAATATTGTGGTGAGCACCAGAGGTGGTGAGGTTATGAGAATTCTACCTCGTCTCAATGAGGACGTTAATGAGGAATGGATATCAGACAAGTCCAG GTTTGCATATGATGGGTTGAAAAGGCAGCGTCTAACTCAGCCCATGGTGAAGGATGCCAGCGGGCAGCTGGTTAACACCACCTGGGAGGATGTTCTAACACGTGTGGCTGGAGCT CTTCAGGGAGTTCAGGGTTCTGAAGTGGGAGCCATTGCAGGTGGGATGGTGGATGCAGAGGCACTAGTGGCACTGAAGGATCTGCTAAACAGACTGGACAGCGAAACCCTCTGCACTGAGGAGATCTTCCCAATGGCTGGTGCCGG AACCGACCTGCGCTCCAATTACCTCCTAAACACCCGTATCGCTGGTATTGAGGAGTGTGACCTTCTGCTTTTGGTTGGAACAAACCCGCGTTATGAGGCTCCTCTTTTCAATGCACGTATACGCAAAAG ttggttgcataatgagctgcaggTGGCCATGGTGGGTCATAATGTGGACCTGAGCTACTCTTACAACCATCTGGGTGAATCCACACAAGTGCTGGAGGCGGTCGCTGCGGGAACACATCCTTTCTGCAAG GTCCTGGCCCAGGCCAAGAAACCTGTTGTCGTAGTGGGCAGTTCTGCTCTCCAGAGGGAGGATGGGGCAGCCATATTTAAGGCTGTGTCCACCATTTCTCAAAATGCTCGGGCCACCAGTGGTGTAGAGGAGGGATGGAAGGTTCTCAATGTACTACACAG GGTAGCCAGTCAAGTGGCAGCCTTGGACCTGGGTTATAAGCCTGGTGTTGATGCCATCCGGAAGAACCCTCCAAAAGTCCTGTTTCTCCTGGGTGCTGATGGAGGTTGCATCACCAGAGCAGACCTTCCCAAAAACAGCTTCATAATCTACCAGG GTCACCATGGAGACGTAGGTGCAACCATGGCTGATGTCATCTTGCCCGGTGCGGCATACACGGAGAAGAATGGCACATACGTCAACACAGAGGGACGCCCCCAGCAGACAAGGGTTGCGGTCACTGCTCCCGGCATTGCACGGGAGGACTGGAAAATTTTGCGTGCCATCTCTGAG GTGGCGGGAGTCACACTGCCCTATGACACGTTGGATGAGGTAAGGGAAAGGCTGTCAGAAGTCTCTCCTAACCTAGTGAGGTATGATGATGTAGAGGAAGCCAATTATTTCAAACAGGCCAACGAGCTTTCAACG GCTGTGAATCAGTCATTGCTTGCAGCACCTCTTGTCCCTCCTCAGCTTACCGTGAAGGATTTTTATATGACAG ACCCTATCAGCAGAGCGTCTCAGACGATGGCCAAGTGTGTAAAGGCTGTGACAGAGGGAGCAGCAGCAGTCGATGAGCCCTCcatttgttaa
- the ino80db gene encoding INO80 complex subunit D-B isoform X2 — translation MYEGKHIHYSEVDHKPLCSYSPKLCKQRRLNGYAFCIRHVLEDRSAPFRQCEYVAKYNSQRCTNPIPKAQDRKYCNSHLQVMGVLPKKERKKKQDTIESLALNITVPSLALKTHNGLEHLSPPPSLACLLPSDPFAFYRPDKMLKVSETFLKKPQESQAVSQKRQDHSVDPALQKHPGLSSLSSTHARPCLIPPQTGRTTEKPLTPSSPCAPTPQTPTLQPGSLFKTSSPLQASQQGSTEKASVDHKVNLNLNHEFGKKVLHGASSRDDVDRHLITTNLVAMRQAPRLRQLHKVMDQHKRQYQDLNSHLGLDWSEESEEEDGDLGKLVSYQCQRLQEKHFEKSASSPRTERLADFCSYLRQKHKHLWRQQKDFRRERKSQHALRKALLQAAREEPHHTAQLIQEQNKETSTPSSTAVAPGVANSGLCLAVLKGEECRNPALPFSRHCFQHILQNRSQQLFSSCTARFADGAQCSIPVFDITHQTPLCDEHAKKMDNFLRGDISRRTYHHHQQIQRHRPLKKPKPPPLSKKHKKKSKKAVSRRPQKPIPPALPQGNLGMPSILCLPTQPSGIRSPLTPDLSADEFPDDINDISDIPHDLELNQEDFSDVLPRLPDDLQDFDLFEGKNSELLPTSEEAEELVRVLQAMGSYPESLACLSGMAELGPVEGVDCRNMSGGVVDLLTARLSADTLSNLELDASLLPTSEDAFPPSPPSPQPPLTPPSSVGHLTDSTYPQRQSHLLSKMDNSKADLSDLPLDKDEDISRGSWGVLTLPLSDSAQFHSLIASDRLLMSTALSTPLTPVSSAPCHPSLSLSALPQSSQTQSASPTSELLCPTQAKHLLPPLFNHCGIPTDFQPHHSTPAPSMDQA, via the exons ATGTATGAAGGCAAACACATCCACTACTCGGAGGTGGACCACAAGCCTCTGTGTTCATATAGTCCAAAGTTGTGCAAGCAACGCAGGCTAAATGGTTACGCTTTCTGCATCCGCCATGTGCTTGAAGACCGGAGTGCCCCCTTTAGGCAGTGCGAATATGTAGCCAAGTACAACAGCCAGCGATGCACCAACCCAATACCGAAGGCTCAAGACCGCAA GTATTGTAACAGTCACCTGCAAGTTATGGGTGTCCTCCCCAAAAAGGAGCGAAAGAAGAAGCAAGATACCATAGAGTCTTTGGCCCTAAATATCACTGTTCCATCTTTGGCTCTGAAGACTCACAACGGGCTTGAGCATTTATCCCCACCACCTTCCCTGGCTTGTCTGCTCCCATCAGATCCATTTGCCTTTTATAGGCCAGATAAAATGCTTAAAGTAAGTGAAACGTTTTTAAAGAAGCCCCAGGAAAGCCAAGCTGTGAGTCAGAAACGGCAAGATCACAGTGTGGATCCAGCCCTCCAGAAACATCCGGGATTGTCTTCTCTTTCCTCCACCCATGCACGTCCTTGCCTCATTCCTCCACAAACTGGAAGAACCACAGAAAAACCTTTAACTCCCTCCTCCCCATGCGCACCAACTCCGCAAACCCCCACACTCCAGCCAGGGTCATTATTCAAGACTTCATCACCTCTTCAGGCCAGCCAGCAGGGCTCCACAGAAAAAGCTTCAGTCGATCACAAAGTTAATCTGAACCTCAATCATGAATTTGGCAAAAAGGTCCTCCATGGAGCTTCGAGCCGAGATGACGTGGATAGACATTTAATAACAACGAATTTGGTTGCCATGAGACAAGCTCCACGATTGAGGCAGTTGCATAAAGTGATGGACCAGCACAAGAGGCAATACCAAGATCTGAACTCTCATTTAG GCCTTGACTGGTCAGAAGAAAGTGAAGAGGAGGATGGAGACTTGGGAAAACTAGTGTCATATCAGTGCCAGAGACTACAAGAGAAACACTTTGAGAAGAG TGCCAGCAGTCCCCGCACTGAACGTCTGGCAGACTTCTGCTCATACCTGAGACAAAAACACAAGCACCTCTGGAGGCAGCAGAAGGACTTCAGGAGGGAAAGGAAATCCCAGCATGCCCTTCGAAAAGCCCTGCTGCAGGCAGCAAGAGAGGAACCTCACCACACCGCACAGCTTATTCAGGAACAAAATAAAGAGACCTCCACGCCCTCCAG CACTGCGGTAGCACCTGGAGTGGCAAACTCAGGTTTGTGTTTGGCTGTCTTAAAAGGCGAAGAATGCAGAAATCCAGCCTTACCGTTCTCCAGGCACTGCTTTCAAC ATATCCTACAGAACCGATCTCAGCAGCTGTTCTCAAGCTGTACAGCTCGCTTCGCAGATGGAGCTCAGTGCTCCATCCCCGTCTTTGACATCACACACCAGACACCACTTTGTGACGAACACGCTAAGAAAATG GACAATTTCCTTCGAGGTGACATCAGTCGCAGAAcataccaccaccaccagcagatTCAGAGGCACAGGCCACTGAAGAAACCGAAGCCTCCACCTCTCAGTAAGAAACATAAAAAGAAGAGCAAGAAGGCAGTATCACGGCGTCCCCAGAAACCCATTCCCCCCGCGCTACCCCAGGGCAACTTGGGCATGCCGTCCATCTTGTGCCTGCCCACTCAGCCATCTGGCATAAG GAGCCCTTTAACTCCTGATCTGAGTGCGGATGAATTTCCTGATGACATCAACGACATTAGTGACATTCCACATGACCTGGAGTTGAATCAGGAGGATTTCTCAGATGTTCTACCTCGACTCCCGGATGACCTTCAGGACTTTGATCTTTTTGAAG GAAAGAACAGTGAGCTGTTGCCCACCTCTGAAGAAGCAGAGGAACTCGTTCGTGTTCTCCAGGCCATGGGCTCATACCCAGAATCCCTCGCATGTCTCAGTGGAATGGCTGAGCTTGGTCCTGTAGAAGGGGTGGATTGTCGTAACATGTCAGGAGGAGTTGTGGATCTACTCACGGCACGGCTATCTGCTGACACGCTTTCCAACTTGGAGCTGGATGCCAGTCTGCTCCCCACTTCGGAAGATGCTTTCCCCCCATCACCTCCGTCGCCACAACCCCCTCTCACTCCCCCATCCTCCGTGGGTCACCTCACAGACAGCACATACCCACAGAGGCAATCTCACCTCCTGTCTAAGATGGATAACTCCAAAGCAGATCTAAGTGATCTGCCACTTGACAAGGACGAAGACATCTCTCGTGGCTCCTGGGGCGTTCTCACACTTCCCCTCAGTGACTCCGCCCAGTTTCACAGCCTTATTGCCTCAGACAGACTGCTCATGTCTACGGCGCTCTCAACGCCCCTGACCCCCGTATCCTCAGCCCCCTGCCACCCCAGTTTGTCCCTCTCTGCATTGCCTCAGAGCAGTCAGACTCAGAGTGCATCACCAACATCAGAGCTTCTCTGCCCCACCCAAGCCAAGCACCTTCTCCCCCCACTGTTCAACCACTGTGGGATCCCAACGGACTTCCAGCCGCACCATAGTACACCGGCACCCTCTATGGACCAGGCCTGA
- the ino80db gene encoding INO80 complex subunit D-B isoform X1: MYEGKHIHYSEVDHKPLCSYSPKLCKQRRLNGYAFCIRHVLEDRSAPFRQCEYVAKYNSQRCTNPIPKAQDRKYCNSHLQVMGVLPKKERKKKQDTIESLALNITVPSLALKTHNGLEHLSPPPSLACLLPSDPFAFYRPDKMLKVSETFLKKPQESQAVSQKRQDHSVDPALQKHPGLSSLSSTHARPCLIPPQTGRTTEKPLTPSSPCAPTPQTPTLQPGSLFKTSSPLQASQQGSTEKASVDHKVNLNLNHEFGKKVLHGASSRDDVDRHLITTNLVAMRQAPRLRQLHKVMDQHKRQYQDLNSHLACVLGLDWSEESEEEDGDLGKLVSYQCQRLQEKHFEKSASSPRTERLADFCSYLRQKHKHLWRQQKDFRRERKSQHALRKALLQAAREEPHHTAQLIQEQNKETSTPSSTAVAPGVANSGLCLAVLKGEECRNPALPFSRHCFQHILQNRSQQLFSSCTARFADGAQCSIPVFDITHQTPLCDEHAKKMDNFLRGDISRRTYHHHQQIQRHRPLKKPKPPPLSKKHKKKSKKAVSRRPQKPIPPALPQGNLGMPSILCLPTQPSGIRSPLTPDLSADEFPDDINDISDIPHDLELNQEDFSDVLPRLPDDLQDFDLFEGKNSELLPTSEEAEELVRVLQAMGSYPESLACLSGMAELGPVEGVDCRNMSGGVVDLLTARLSADTLSNLELDASLLPTSEDAFPPSPPSPQPPLTPPSSVGHLTDSTYPQRQSHLLSKMDNSKADLSDLPLDKDEDISRGSWGVLTLPLSDSAQFHSLIASDRLLMSTALSTPLTPVSSAPCHPSLSLSALPQSSQTQSASPTSELLCPTQAKHLLPPLFNHCGIPTDFQPHHSTPAPSMDQA; the protein is encoded by the exons ATGTATGAAGGCAAACACATCCACTACTCGGAGGTGGACCACAAGCCTCTGTGTTCATATAGTCCAAAGTTGTGCAAGCAACGCAGGCTAAATGGTTACGCTTTCTGCATCCGCCATGTGCTTGAAGACCGGAGTGCCCCCTTTAGGCAGTGCGAATATGTAGCCAAGTACAACAGCCAGCGATGCACCAACCCAATACCGAAGGCTCAAGACCGCAA GTATTGTAACAGTCACCTGCAAGTTATGGGTGTCCTCCCCAAAAAGGAGCGAAAGAAGAAGCAAGATACCATAGAGTCTTTGGCCCTAAATATCACTGTTCCATCTTTGGCTCTGAAGACTCACAACGGGCTTGAGCATTTATCCCCACCACCTTCCCTGGCTTGTCTGCTCCCATCAGATCCATTTGCCTTTTATAGGCCAGATAAAATGCTTAAAGTAAGTGAAACGTTTTTAAAGAAGCCCCAGGAAAGCCAAGCTGTGAGTCAGAAACGGCAAGATCACAGTGTGGATCCAGCCCTCCAGAAACATCCGGGATTGTCTTCTCTTTCCTCCACCCATGCACGTCCTTGCCTCATTCCTCCACAAACTGGAAGAACCACAGAAAAACCTTTAACTCCCTCCTCCCCATGCGCACCAACTCCGCAAACCCCCACACTCCAGCCAGGGTCATTATTCAAGACTTCATCACCTCTTCAGGCCAGCCAGCAGGGCTCCACAGAAAAAGCTTCAGTCGATCACAAAGTTAATCTGAACCTCAATCATGAATTTGGCAAAAAGGTCCTCCATGGAGCTTCGAGCCGAGATGACGTGGATAGACATTTAATAACAACGAATTTGGTTGCCATGAGACAAGCTCCACGATTGAGGCAGTTGCATAAAGTGATGGACCAGCACAAGAGGCAATACCAAGATCTGAACTCTCATTTAG CTTGCGTTCTAGGCCTTGACTGGTCAGAAGAAAGTGAAGAGGAGGATGGAGACTTGGGAAAACTAGTGTCATATCAGTGCCAGAGACTACAAGAGAAACACTTTGAGAAGAG TGCCAGCAGTCCCCGCACTGAACGTCTGGCAGACTTCTGCTCATACCTGAGACAAAAACACAAGCACCTCTGGAGGCAGCAGAAGGACTTCAGGAGGGAAAGGAAATCCCAGCATGCCCTTCGAAAAGCCCTGCTGCAGGCAGCAAGAGAGGAACCTCACCACACCGCACAGCTTATTCAGGAACAAAATAAAGAGACCTCCACGCCCTCCAG CACTGCGGTAGCACCTGGAGTGGCAAACTCAGGTTTGTGTTTGGCTGTCTTAAAAGGCGAAGAATGCAGAAATCCAGCCTTACCGTTCTCCAGGCACTGCTTTCAAC ATATCCTACAGAACCGATCTCAGCAGCTGTTCTCAAGCTGTACAGCTCGCTTCGCAGATGGAGCTCAGTGCTCCATCCCCGTCTTTGACATCACACACCAGACACCACTTTGTGACGAACACGCTAAGAAAATG GACAATTTCCTTCGAGGTGACATCAGTCGCAGAAcataccaccaccaccagcagatTCAGAGGCACAGGCCACTGAAGAAACCGAAGCCTCCACCTCTCAGTAAGAAACATAAAAAGAAGAGCAAGAAGGCAGTATCACGGCGTCCCCAGAAACCCATTCCCCCCGCGCTACCCCAGGGCAACTTGGGCATGCCGTCCATCTTGTGCCTGCCCACTCAGCCATCTGGCATAAG GAGCCCTTTAACTCCTGATCTGAGTGCGGATGAATTTCCTGATGACATCAACGACATTAGTGACATTCCACATGACCTGGAGTTGAATCAGGAGGATTTCTCAGATGTTCTACCTCGACTCCCGGATGACCTTCAGGACTTTGATCTTTTTGAAG GAAAGAACAGTGAGCTGTTGCCCACCTCTGAAGAAGCAGAGGAACTCGTTCGTGTTCTCCAGGCCATGGGCTCATACCCAGAATCCCTCGCATGTCTCAGTGGAATGGCTGAGCTTGGTCCTGTAGAAGGGGTGGATTGTCGTAACATGTCAGGAGGAGTTGTGGATCTACTCACGGCACGGCTATCTGCTGACACGCTTTCCAACTTGGAGCTGGATGCCAGTCTGCTCCCCACTTCGGAAGATGCTTTCCCCCCATCACCTCCGTCGCCACAACCCCCTCTCACTCCCCCATCCTCCGTGGGTCACCTCACAGACAGCACATACCCACAGAGGCAATCTCACCTCCTGTCTAAGATGGATAACTCCAAAGCAGATCTAAGTGATCTGCCACTTGACAAGGACGAAGACATCTCTCGTGGCTCCTGGGGCGTTCTCACACTTCCCCTCAGTGACTCCGCCCAGTTTCACAGCCTTATTGCCTCAGACAGACTGCTCATGTCTACGGCGCTCTCAACGCCCCTGACCCCCGTATCCTCAGCCCCCTGCCACCCCAGTTTGTCCCTCTCTGCATTGCCTCAGAGCAGTCAGACTCAGAGTGCATCACCAACATCAGAGCTTCTCTGCCCCACCCAAGCCAAGCACCTTCTCCCCCCACTGTTCAACCACTGTGGGATCCCAACGGACTTCCAGCCGCACCATAGTACACCGGCACCCTCTATGGACCAGGCCTGA